One genomic segment of Amycolatopsis granulosa includes these proteins:
- the casB gene encoding type I-E CRISPR-associated protein Cse2/CasB, with the protein MSDTSIVPVEQEHSFTTRVGDIVARKVRNLQRGALANESASVAALARLRRAAGKPPGAVPDVLQYTLDPEFAPPGCGDETTPAEHAAHLALTFYALHQQAVPAGMHREGREFRLGKSARRLAPGELTTPPHPAVRRFQALLTSTSFTELTHHSRSLIQQLRGARVPLDYGLLAQDLLRWQYPHRVEQVRLAWGRDYFVRAPKPDTIETASASSPDPLPTEDKY; encoded by the coding sequence GTGTCTGACACCTCCATCGTGCCTGTCGAGCAGGAACACAGCTTCACAACCAGAGTCGGCGACATCGTCGCCCGCAAGGTACGCAACCTGCAAAGGGGCGCCCTGGCCAACGAGTCAGCGTCGGTCGCCGCACTGGCGCGGTTGCGCCGAGCTGCCGGCAAGCCCCCGGGTGCAGTGCCGGATGTCCTGCAGTACACCCTCGATCCGGAATTCGCGCCACCGGGGTGCGGTGACGAGACGACCCCGGCCGAGCACGCCGCGCACCTCGCATTGACCTTCTACGCGCTGCATCAGCAAGCCGTGCCCGCAGGGATGCACCGCGAGGGGCGAGAGTTCCGACTGGGCAAGTCGGCTCGGCGACTGGCCCCGGGGGAGCTGACCACGCCCCCGCATCCGGCGGTGCGCCGGTTTCAGGCGCTGCTGACCTCGACCAGCTTCACCGAGCTGACTCATCACAGCCGGAGCCTGATCCAGCAGTTGCGTGGCGCCCGGGTGCCGCTGGACTACGGGCTGCTCGCGCAAGACCTGTTGCGCTGGCAGTACCCTCACCGCGTTGAGCAGGTACGCCTGGCATGGGGTCGCGACTACTTCGTCCGCGCGCCCAAGCCCGACACGATCGAGACGGCCAGTGCTTCATCCCCTGATCCGCTTCCTACCGAGGACAAGTATTGA